A genome region from Geobacter pickeringii includes the following:
- the mreC gene encoding rod shape-determining protein MreC — MLELIKRYRFPIITGVALVVALAFYSLNLRDRDHANAFERTVMDIFAPVHNVGERIGAAVGGVWSDYVDLVDVRRENKQLRQSVKLLNVRILEGRETAQENSRLRALLDLKGTLRTSSVAAAVIGEDSSPWFKTLVINRGAVDGLQEGMPVVAASGVVGQVVKVASGSARVLLLTDHASGIAAVVQRSRARGVVKGKGGGLCSLEFSLREEDVKVGDTLVTSGMGGIFPKGLVIGEVSMVKKGEYGIFQTIDVKPAVNMAKLEEVLVLMQNGHD; from the coding sequence ATGCTGGAACTGATCAAACGATACCGTTTTCCCATCATCACCGGGGTGGCCCTTGTGGTCGCCCTTGCCTTCTATTCCCTCAACCTGCGGGACCGGGACCATGCCAATGCCTTCGAGCGGACCGTCATGGACATCTTTGCCCCGGTGCACAACGTCGGGGAGAGGATTGGCGCTGCCGTCGGAGGGGTCTGGAGCGACTACGTCGATCTGGTCGATGTCAGGAGAGAAAACAAGCAGCTGCGCCAGTCGGTGAAGCTCCTCAATGTCCGGATTCTTGAAGGGCGTGAGACTGCCCAGGAGAACAGCCGCCTGAGGGCACTGCTCGACCTCAAGGGAACCCTCAGGACCTCTTCCGTGGCGGCGGCGGTCATCGGGGAGGACAGCTCTCCCTGGTTCAAGACCCTCGTCATCAACCGGGGAGCCGTCGACGGACTTCAGGAGGGGATGCCGGTGGTCGCGGCCAGCGGCGTGGTGGGACAGGTGGTGAAGGTTGCTTCGGGGAGTGCCCGGGTGTTGCTCCTGACCGATCACGCCAGCGGCATCGCCGCCGTTGTCCAGCGTTCCCGGGCGCGGGGGGTGGTGAAGGGGAAGGGTGGAGGGCTCTGTTCGCTGGAGTTTTCGCTGCGCGAGGAGGATGTGAAGGTGGGCGACACCCTCGTCACCTCCGGGATGGGGGGGATATTCCCCAAGGGGCTCGTTATCGGCGAAGTCTCCATGGTCAAGAAGGGAGAGTACGGCATCTTCCAGACCATCGATGTGAAACCGGCCGTCAATATGGCAAAACTCGAAGAAGTCCTTGTTCTCATGCAGAACGGCCATGATTAA
- the mreD gene encoding rod shape-determining protein MreD has product MIKYIWYTILVFAALVLQITLLPAFVADPFQPNLLIIFIVYMGLRESVGWGVAAYFLGLVHDSFSGLYLGLNGFSYLIIFLVLRTVADRLFTDRRSLMILGVFAATIGNALLNLLLLALFSAAEGIYETLLQSLVPQGLVNALVASVVFTFSPLARTGDIR; this is encoded by the coding sequence ATGATTAAATACATCTGGTATACCATTCTTGTCTTTGCGGCCCTCGTGCTGCAGATTACGCTCCTTCCCGCATTCGTGGCGGACCCCTTCCAGCCGAACCTCCTGATCATCTTCATCGTTTACATGGGGCTGCGCGAGTCGGTCGGGTGGGGAGTCGCGGCGTATTTTCTGGGTCTTGTCCACGACAGCTTCAGCGGCCTCTATCTGGGGCTCAACGGTTTTTCCTATCTCATTATCTTCCTGGTGCTGCGCACCGTTGCCGACCGGCTCTTCACCGACCGCCGCTCCCTCATGATCCTCGGGGTTTTTGCGGCAACCATCGGCAACGCTCTGCTCAACCTGCTGCTCCTCGCCCTCTTCTCCGCTGCCGAGGGAATTTACGAAACCCTCCTGCAGAGCCTTGTCCCCCAGGGACTCGTTAACGCCCTCGTTGCCTCGGTCGTGTTCACCTTTTCGCCCCTGGCGCGCACGGGGGACATCCGATGA
- the mrdA gene encoding penicillin-binding protein 2: protein MNGHRLIHESQGAKRHIAYLSIFAAALFFLLLTRLWYLQIVKSDELQSQSESNRLRLVPVAASRGTIFDRNGGVLVTNRPSFSVAVIPQEVKDRDALLDRLSKYLDIDRSELLDKWEKGKGRARYFPIVLASGITRDQLELLEENRLWLPGIEIEMKPVRQYESGTLAAHLLGYIGEVSEEELKKDTTSGYNSGDYIGKSGIERSWETLLHGRDGGRQIEVDARGRVLRTISETAPVGGSSLVLTIDTALQTAAEKGFGEQAGAAVAMDVNTGEILAFVSNPGFDPALFAGRMPPDKWKEYLEDKRHPLENKALKGQYPPGSTFKIITALAGLEEGVVDDHTSSVCRGAYVLGNNTFRCWEKRGHGTVNLKRALKESCDVYFYQLGEKLGIDRIAAYARKFALGAPLGIGLENEKAGLIPDSAWKEKRFGKKWFQGDTLPAAIGQGYVLMTPVQLAAMIGAVANDGTVYRPHLVKRIIDQEGRILQEFKPEVVTRTGISPRSIRLVKEGLLAVVNEGGGTGGQARLYDVRVAGKTGTSQVVKQRDKKGAIPYQYRDHALFVAFAPYDKPEIAVAVVVEHGEHGGSAAAPIAGNILRAYFEGKKAASKPVKAGKAPASEEGDGAEQAGEEQTSPPASKEE, encoded by the coding sequence ATGAATGGTCATCGCCTGATTCACGAAAGCCAGGGGGCGAAGCGGCATATTGCCTATCTCTCCATCTTCGCGGCGGCACTCTTTTTCCTTCTTCTGACCCGCCTGTGGTATCTGCAGATCGTCAAATCCGACGAGCTCCAGAGCCAGTCCGAAAGCAACCGGCTGCGGCTGGTTCCGGTGGCTGCGTCCCGCGGGACGATTTTCGACCGCAATGGGGGGGTCCTCGTGACCAACCGGCCGTCCTTCAGCGTTGCCGTCATCCCCCAGGAGGTCAAGGACCGCGACGCCCTTCTCGACCGTTTGTCGAAATATCTCGATATTGACCGTTCCGAACTCCTCGACAAGTGGGAAAAGGGGAAGGGAAGGGCGCGGTATTTTCCGATCGTACTGGCATCGGGCATCACCCGCGACCAACTGGAACTGCTGGAGGAAAACCGCCTCTGGCTTCCGGGCATCGAGATCGAGATGAAGCCGGTTCGTCAGTACGAAAGCGGCACCCTCGCGGCCCATCTCCTCGGGTACATCGGGGAGGTTTCCGAGGAAGAGCTGAAGAAGGATACCACCAGCGGCTACAATTCCGGCGACTATATCGGCAAGAGCGGCATCGAGCGGAGTTGGGAGACGCTGCTGCATGGCCGGGACGGGGGGCGCCAGATCGAGGTGGATGCCCGTGGCCGTGTTCTGAGGACCATTTCTGAGACTGCTCCCGTGGGGGGCTCCAGCCTCGTCCTGACCATCGATACGGCCCTTCAGACGGCGGCGGAGAAGGGGTTCGGCGAACAGGCCGGCGCCGCCGTCGCCATGGATGTCAATACTGGCGAGATTCTCGCCTTCGTGAGCAATCCCGGTTTCGATCCGGCGCTCTTCGCCGGCAGGATGCCGCCGGACAAGTGGAAGGAGTATCTCGAGGATAAACGCCATCCGCTGGAAAACAAGGCTCTCAAGGGGCAGTACCCTCCCGGTTCGACATTCAAGATCATCACTGCCCTTGCCGGCCTGGAGGAGGGGGTCGTCGACGATCATACCTCATCGGTCTGCAGGGGGGCCTATGTCCTCGGCAATAACACGTTTCGCTGCTGGGAAAAGAGGGGCCACGGGACCGTTAACCTGAAGCGGGCCTTGAAGGAGTCGTGCGATGTCTACTTTTACCAGCTCGGTGAAAAGCTCGGCATCGACCGTATTGCCGCTTACGCCCGCAAGTTTGCCCTTGGAGCCCCCTTGGGGATCGGTCTTGAAAACGAAAAGGCCGGCCTGATTCCGGACAGCGCCTGGAAGGAAAAGCGCTTTGGGAAAAAATGGTTCCAGGGCGACACGCTGCCGGCGGCGATCGGGCAGGGGTACGTCCTGATGACGCCGGTTCAGCTTGCGGCCATGATCGGTGCCGTGGCCAACGATGGCACCGTCTATCGCCCCCATCTGGTGAAGCGGATCATTGATCAGGAGGGGAGAATTCTCCAGGAGTTCAAGCCGGAGGTCGTGACCCGGACGGGCATCAGCCCACGCAGTATCCGTCTTGTGAAAGAGGGGCTCCTTGCCGTGGTCAACGAAGGGGGAGGGACCGGCGGCCAGGCCCGGCTCTATGATGTGCGGGTGGCGGGAAAGACCGGGACTTCGCAGGTGGTCAAACAGCGGGACAAGAAAGGGGCGATCCCCTATCAGTACCGCGACCACGCCCTGTTCGTCGCCTTTGCCCCCTATGACAAGCCGGAAATAGCCGTGGCGGTGGTGGTGGAGCACGGCGAGCACGGGGGCTCTGCCGCCGCCCCCATTGCGGGAAATATCCTGCGGGCATACTTTGAGGGTAAAAAGGCCGCCTCGAAACCGGTCAAGGCGGGAAAGGCCCCGGCGTCCGAGGAGGGGGACGGGGCGGAGCAGGCGGGTGAAGAGCAGACGTCTCCCCCGGCGTCAAAGGAAGAGTAA
- the rodA gene encoding rod shape-determining protein RodA, with translation MIDRRLITNFDWTLLGIVLVVCAAGVVNIYSASASYAVAGTPFFVKQLYWIVAGLFLVVVVCSLDYHLLEDVSYWFYGLLCFLLLIVLVVGKTSMGATRWLHLGFFSIQPSEPMKIVTIMTLARFFSNYSTAGGVTLKDFAYPSFFLGIPALLIMKQPDLGTAILVILIACSMFAYVGVRLSALVTCLVSAVPAIYLAWHYYLRDYQKNRILNFLDPERDPLGSGYHLIQSKIAIGSGGVLGKGFMQGTQAQLRFLPEQHTDFAFSVFAEEWGFIGCLVLLLFYLFLVFWGLHIASRCNDRFGSLMAVGVTAMLFWHIVINIGMVIGIFPVVGVPLPLFSYGGTSMITSMVGVGILLNISMRRFMF, from the coding sequence ATGATCGACAGGAGACTGATAACCAACTTCGACTGGACCCTTCTTGGCATAGTGCTCGTCGTCTGTGCCGCAGGGGTCGTCAATATCTACAGCGCATCGGCGTCCTACGCCGTAGCCGGTACGCCGTTTTTCGTAAAACAGTTGTACTGGATCGTGGCCGGACTCTTTCTGGTAGTGGTGGTTTGCAGCCTCGACTATCACCTGCTGGAGGATGTCTCCTACTGGTTCTATGGACTGCTCTGCTTCCTGCTCCTGATTGTGCTGGTGGTGGGCAAAACCTCCATGGGGGCCACCCGGTGGCTCCATCTCGGTTTTTTCAGCATCCAACCGTCGGAGCCGATGAAAATCGTCACTATCATGACTCTGGCCCGCTTTTTCTCGAACTACTCGACCGCGGGGGGGGTGACCCTGAAGGATTTTGCGTATCCATCCTTTTTTCTCGGGATTCCGGCCCTGCTGATCATGAAACAGCCGGACCTCGGCACGGCGATCCTCGTCATCCTCATCGCCTGCTCCATGTTCGCCTATGTGGGTGTAAGGCTCTCGGCGCTTGTTACGTGCCTGGTTTCGGCCGTGCCTGCCATCTATCTGGCTTGGCACTATTATCTGCGGGATTACCAGAAGAACCGGATACTCAATTTTCTCGATCCCGAGCGCGACCCTCTCGGCAGCGGGTACCACCTCATTCAGAGCAAGATAGCCATCGGTTCCGGCGGGGTGTTGGGGAAGGGGTTCATGCAGGGGACACAGGCACAGCTTCGGTTTCTCCCCGAGCAGCACACCGATTTCGCCTTTTCGGTCTTTGCAGAGGAGTGGGGGTTCATCGGGTGTCTGGTATTACTCCTCTTTTATCTCTTCCTGGTATTCTGGGGGCTCCACATTGCCAGCCGCTGCAACGACCGGTTCGGGAGCCTCATGGCGGTCGGGGTCACCGCCATGCTCTTCTGGCATATCGTCATCAACATCGGGATGGTGATAGGGATATTCCCGGTCGTTGGCGTCCCGCTCCCGCTGTTTTCGTACGGCGGAACCTCCATGATTACTTCCATGGTCGGGGTGGGGATCCTGCTTAACATCAGCATGCGAAGGTTCATGTTTTAG
- the amrS gene encoding AmmeMemoRadiSam system radical SAM enzyme — protein sequence MKEASFYSKVGEGGVDCALCRFRCRIRDGGRGICGVRENRGGVLYSLVYGKAVAEHIDPIEKKPLFHFLPGSRTYSIATVGCNFRCLHCQNYSISQVTQNTFPVAGNDLSPEQIVSRALAAGCRSISYTYTEPTIFFEYAYDTSVLAHRHGLKNVFVTNGYITPEALAHIAPYLDAANIDLKGFSDRFYREVVHAMLDEVLASILEYKRLGIWVELTTLIIPNLNDSDDELKSLANFIVDKVGAETPWHVTQFYPTYRLTDLPRTPSETLQKARQSGLDAGLRYVYEGNVPGLRGENTFCAACGELLVSRFGFLVESINVENSRCPRCLAVLDGIGFP from the coding sequence ATGAAAGAAGCCAGCTTTTACTCCAAGGTGGGGGAGGGGGGCGTCGATTGTGCCCTGTGCCGCTTTCGCTGCCGGATTCGAGACGGGGGACGCGGCATATGCGGTGTGAGAGAAAACCGTGGGGGGGTACTGTATTCTCTGGTTTACGGCAAAGCGGTGGCGGAGCACATCGACCCCATAGAAAAGAAGCCGCTTTTTCATTTTCTGCCCGGAAGCCGTACGTACTCCATCGCCACCGTCGGGTGCAATTTCCGTTGTCTTCACTGCCAGAACTACTCGATTTCGCAGGTAACGCAAAACACGTTTCCCGTCGCAGGAAACGACCTTTCCCCCGAACAGATCGTCAGCAGGGCATTGGCCGCCGGATGCCGATCGATCTCGTACACCTACACCGAACCAACCATTTTCTTCGAATATGCCTACGATACGTCGGTTCTCGCCCACCGTCACGGCCTTAAGAATGTTTTTGTGACCAATGGTTACATCACACCCGAGGCACTTGCCCATATCGCCCCGTATCTTGATGCGGCCAACATCGATCTCAAAGGGTTTTCCGATCGTTTCTACCGCGAAGTCGTTCATGCGATGCTCGACGAGGTGCTTGCCTCGATCCTCGAATACAAACGACTCGGCATCTGGGTCGAGCTGACCACCCTGATCATTCCCAACCTCAATGACTCTGACGATGAACTGAAATCGCTGGCCAACTTCATTGTAGACAAGGTCGGTGCAGAGACTCCCTGGCATGTAACCCAGTTTTATCCCACCTACCGGTTGACCGATCTTCCGAGAACTCCGTCCGAAACCCTCCAAAAAGCCCGGCAGTCCGGCTTGGATGCGGGACTGCGTTATGTCTATGAAGGGAATGTTCCTGGATTGCGCGGCGAAAACACCTTCTGTGCTGCGTGTGGCGAACTCCTTGTTTCCCGCTTCGGCTTCCTCGTCGAATCCATTAACGTCGAAAATAGCCGTTGTCCGAGATGCCTGGCGGTGCTTGACGGTATCGGATTTCCCTGA
- a CDS encoding IPT/TIG domain-containing protein → MNQNGGIYDTTFSALTRSDCLQAAPCHISDTVVVPRHHNLTLPPRQLSCYGDPTANPVTGCHQLIPDGAGGFTFADFRDCLRCHSKTPHHITVAAQNQDCKFCHGSFIDNPLDGHYIPTYAKSSVTPETKWRGNNPTAPQNYGGCAACHQAAAASPTVGPKDIKSNADNHHGTGLGAPTTVTGQPISVGLCTWCHGGAPGDANFLDIRTCERCHGVKSLHNIENPSGAGPSGTVTGANVIPGAMPLGYGHVGADFDCWGCHGTFKKYATDPSPAGAVVPFITDLSTRVLTANQANAITITGGSFTNQSNGVDFTSSVTLTNGTTTVTVQPTSITVSEIQATIPALPVGTYDLLVVKGDKQSNLTRVTVVPALAIKSVTLIGSTVTITGSGFGQAPPTDATTGLGVFAADGSACAISFWSDTKIVVTNPVLKAGSTVTVQTLYGPVSNLVTAAGKKTKR, encoded by the coding sequence GTGAACCAGAATGGGGGTATTTACGACACTACATTCTCAGCCCTGACCCGTTCGGACTGTCTTCAGGCAGCCCCCTGTCACATCAGTGATACGGTCGTGGTCCCCCGGCACCACAACCTGACGCTGCCGCCGCGTCAGCTGAGCTGTTATGGCGATCCCACCGCTAACCCGGTTACCGGCTGTCACCAGCTGATTCCCGACGGTGCGGGTGGGTTCACTTTTGCCGATTTCAGGGACTGTCTCCGTTGTCACTCCAAAACTCCGCACCACATCACGGTTGCCGCCCAGAATCAAGACTGCAAGTTCTGCCACGGCAGCTTCATCGACAATCCGCTTGACGGCCATTACATTCCGACCTACGCCAAGTCCTCGGTGACTCCCGAGACGAAGTGGCGTGGCAACAATCCTACCGCCCCGCAGAATTACGGTGGTTGTGCGGCGTGCCACCAGGCAGCGGCGGCATCTCCGACTGTGGGACCCAAGGATATCAAGAGCAACGCTGACAACCACCATGGGACGGGCCTGGGCGCTCCGACCACCGTCACCGGTCAGCCGATTTCTGTCGGCCTCTGCACCTGGTGTCACGGTGGTGCTCCCGGCGATGCCAACTTCCTCGATATCCGGACCTGCGAGCGCTGCCATGGCGTCAAGTCGCTCCACAACATCGAGAATCCTTCCGGTGCTGGCCCCTCTGGCACCGTGACCGGAGCGAACGTTATTCCGGGCGCCATGCCGCTTGGCTACGGCCACGTCGGCGCTGACTTCGATTGCTGGGGTTGCCATGGTACGTTCAAGAAGTATGCGACCGATCCGTCGCCGGCTGGTGCCGTCGTTCCGTTCATTACCGATCTGAGCACCAGGGTCCTTACCGCCAACCAGGCGAACGCCATCACCATCACCGGTGGAAGCTTCACCAACCAGAGCAACGGCGTCGACTTTACTTCATCCGTTACCCTGACGAACGGTACCACCACCGTCACCGTTCAGCCGACCTCGATCACCGTGAGCGAGATCCAGGCCACCATCCCGGCCCTTCCGGTCGGTACCTATGACCTGCTCGTAGTTAAGGGGGACAAACAGAGCAACCTGACGAGAGTCACCGTTGTTCCGGCGCTTGCCATCAAGTCGGTTACCCTCATCGGCAGCACCGTCACCATCACCGGCAGCGGCTTCGGTCAGGCTCCGCCCACCGACGCAACCACCGGTCTCGGTGTCTTTGCCGCCGACGGCAGCGCGTGCGCGATCTCGTTCTGGAGTGATACGAAGATCGTTGTGACGAATCCTGTCCTTAAGGCCGGCAGCACGGTTACCGTCCAGACTCTGTACGGACCGGTCAGCAACTTGGTCACCGCTGCAGGTAAGAAGACGAAGCGGTAA
- a CDS encoding S8 family peptidase, translating to MNVLRALLVAVTGVLLLLPLNVSAATKKVIVGFHRPPADHEENLVYAAKGRINRTHRQIHAISAELPEEEITRLKKDPSVAYVVDNIKFTLIRPTEPTSAPPPEYVDSWGVLRIGSDVAAARGFKGAGIKVAIVDSGIDYNHPDLKDNYRGGYNFVANNADPYDDDSQSHGTHVAGIIAARDNGTGVVGVAPEASLYAVKVYGANDTGGDMATLVAGIEWAIENKMDVVNLSLGFSGDIYSVYPGIFKPLHDVCDKAYKAGIVLVAAAGNDDREIVSVPAAFDSVIAVAATDQNDQRAIFRMNNVQSPLASSYGAKVELAAPGTVIRSTVRGGGYGFLEGTSQAAAHVAGAAAVLLSTGIADANGDGSRADEVRLKLDDTAKDLGNPGRDKYFGWGLVDLAAATVETRKLHLVRKNGPPRFDMQSIMLGKGSYSVQVKNNGLERVVVNAPEGNSRDFERVFAYSFTSSLQDLGVAVTLNEAQTTLAFTPRGEVGTTADITITKLAP from the coding sequence ATGAACGTTTTACGCGCCTTGCTCGTGGCAGTAACGGGTGTATTGCTCCTCCTGCCGCTGAATGTTTCTGCAGCCACAAAGAAAGTGATCGTCGGATTCCATCGTCCCCCTGCGGATCATGAAGAAAACCTGGTATATGCTGCCAAAGGCCGTATTAACCGGACGCACCGGCAGATCCACGCCATTTCGGCGGAACTTCCCGAGGAGGAGATTACACGTCTCAAGAAAGATCCCTCGGTTGCATATGTCGTCGACAATATTAAGTTTACCCTGATCCGGCCGACCGAGCCGACCAGCGCCCCCCCTCCTGAATACGTCGATTCGTGGGGAGTGTTGCGGATCGGCTCCGATGTCGCCGCCGCCCGCGGATTCAAAGGGGCGGGGATCAAGGTCGCCATTGTCGACTCCGGAATTGACTACAACCATCCCGACCTCAAGGACAATTACCGGGGTGGATACAATTTTGTCGCAAACAATGCTGATCCTTATGATGACGATTCCCAGAGCCACGGTACTCACGTGGCCGGTATCATCGCGGCGCGGGACAACGGCACCGGCGTTGTCGGCGTGGCGCCGGAAGCGTCGCTCTATGCCGTTAAGGTTTATGGTGCCAACGATACCGGTGGGGATATGGCTACGCTGGTCGCGGGAATTGAATGGGCCATCGAGAACAAGATGGACGTGGTCAATCTTAGCTTAGGATTCTCTGGCGACATCTATTCTGTCTATCCCGGTATTTTCAAGCCGCTCCATGACGTGTGCGACAAGGCCTACAAGGCAGGTATTGTCCTGGTGGCTGCTGCAGGGAATGACGACCGGGAAATCGTTTCTGTTCCGGCTGCATTCGATTCCGTCATTGCCGTTGCGGCCACAGACCAGAATGATCAGCGTGCCATATTTCGAATGAATAATGTCCAGTCTCCCCTAGCATCCAGCTACGGCGCAAAAGTCGAACTTGCCGCACCGGGTACCGTCATCAGGTCGACGGTTAGGGGAGGCGGCTATGGATTCCTTGAAGGCACTTCCCAAGCGGCAGCCCACGTTGCAGGGGCTGCTGCGGTGCTTCTCTCCACCGGCATCGCTGACGCGAACGGTGATGGTAGTCGTGCCGATGAAGTAAGGTTGAAACTTGACGACACCGCCAAGGATCTGGGTAATCCCGGGCGCGACAAGTACTTCGGCTGGGGGTTGGTTGATCTCGCGGCCGCTACGGTAGAAACCCGCAAGCTCCATCTCGTGAGGAAAAATGGTCCGCCCCGTTTCGATATGCAATCAATCATGCTCGGCAAGGGAAGTTATTCGGTACAGGTCAAGAACAACGGCCTGGAACGGGTAGTGGTAAATGCTCCCGAGGGGAATAGTAGGGATTTCGAACGGGTTTTTGCCTACTCGTTCACCTCTTCTCTCCAGGACCTGGGCGTCGCGGTTACTCTTAACGAAGCGCAAACGACGCTCGCATTCACTCCGCGCGGTGAGGTTGGGACCACGGCCGACATTACCATTACGAAGCTTGCCCCGTAA
- a CDS encoding peptidylprolyl isomerase, which produces MRLRRLFVYGFFMMLVLAVSNLVPAPAGADEGKDAKKVVAIVNDAPIYEETLVAHLAALTNKGKATGFAQNPKKIGERQRRKALDALIDAELLRQVSGRFPVADLDAKADRKLQELKGKFPSEEAFLKGPQMRGKTLDVYMAELRDGVRYDEYLASSKIIGIPVSDKEVEKFFRENQKSFFVPEQIKVRHILITLDGSTSDAVERAAEKAREIRNRLVREKDFAAVAKEASACASASAGGELGYVARGYMPPEFDNAAFSLKIGAVSEPVRTKYGFHLIEVLERKPGAVRPLPEVREFIARYLQRFDDERRLNVHTMELRKKATIKILLD; this is translated from the coding sequence ATGCGACTGCGACGATTGTTTGTATATGGATTCTTCATGATGTTGGTGCTGGCGGTGTCCAATCTCGTCCCGGCGCCTGCCGGTGCGGATGAGGGAAAGGATGCGAAGAAAGTTGTTGCTATCGTCAATGACGCGCCGATTTACGAAGAGACTCTGGTGGCTCACCTGGCCGCATTGACGAACAAAGGAAAGGCAACAGGTTTTGCACAGAACCCGAAGAAGATCGGGGAACGCCAGAGGAGAAAGGCGCTCGATGCCCTCATCGATGCAGAACTGCTTCGGCAGGTAAGTGGTCGGTTTCCTGTCGCCGATCTTGACGCCAAGGCGGACAGGAAGCTGCAGGAGCTCAAGGGAAAGTTTCCCAGCGAAGAGGCGTTTCTCAAAGGCCCCCAGATGAGGGGCAAGACCCTCGATGTCTACATGGCTGAATTGCGCGACGGGGTCCGTTACGACGAATACCTCGCAAGCAGCAAGATCATCGGCATTCCCGTGTCTGATAAAGAAGTGGAGAAGTTCTTCCGGGAAAATCAGAAAAGCTTTTTCGTCCCGGAACAGATTAAGGTGAGGCATATCCTGATCACGCTTGATGGCAGTACCTCCGATGCCGTTGAACGGGCCGCGGAAAAAGCTCGGGAAATCCGTAACCGGCTTGTCCGGGAGAAGGACTTTGCCGCGGTAGCCAAGGAGGCATCGGCGTGCGCTTCAGCTTCAGCGGGGGGAGAGCTGGGCTATGTTGCCCGCGGTTACATGCCTCCCGAGTTCGACAACGCTGCCTTTTCCCTTAAAATCGGTGCTGTGAGCGAGCCGGTCAGAACCAAGTACGGCTTCCACCTCATAGAGGTGCTGGAGAGGAAGCCGGGAGCGGTACGGCCACTGCCGGAAGTGAGGGAGTTTATTGCCCGCTACCTGCAACGTTTTGACGATGAAAGACGCTTGAATGTTCACACCATGGAATTGCGGAAGAAGGCAACCATCAAGATCCTGCTTGATTAA
- a CDS encoding cytochrome C produces MVLDPVSNTYVFAPFRDCLNCHKTTVHYDKHGSYLASWMMLAGVQPGNAPLWTQITAFTPVNPAAKQYQACYRCHSYNAFGAAPTGVSPVISKSNIPLTDQPMELNPNNLSAHPVQVSLNAQAGSYAPKNLTIQQMTTTWSSVGNQTMACGDCHATPTTAGVTPTQYLLNGPRVYWPYDRNGKLWSLGDLRSGTNTWSTDLFCVNCHPLYSGGSWKNNVHAEGDHQDSYTVDGKSYSGVPCVSCHSVIPHGNKRSRLIAYGYGSSTPDPYPYIINTNTALLRGFKKASTPFSYNEGNCWSSARQCGDHSSSRMTYDW; encoded by the coding sequence ATGGTGCTTGATCCGGTCTCCAATACCTATGTCTTTGCCCCCTTCAGGGATTGTCTGAATTGCCATAAGACCACCGTCCATTACGACAAGCACGGCTCCTATCTTGCCAGCTGGATGATGCTTGCCGGTGTCCAGCCCGGAAACGCCCCCCTCTGGACCCAGATCACGGCGTTCACACCAGTGAATCCTGCGGCCAAACAGTATCAGGCGTGCTACCGGTGCCACTCCTACAATGCTTTCGGAGCCGCGCCGACCGGTGTCAGCCCTGTAATCAGCAAATCGAACATTCCCCTTACTGATCAACCGATGGAGCTCAATCCCAATAACCTCTCGGCCCATCCGGTCCAGGTTTCGCTCAACGCTCAGGCCGGTTCCTACGCTCCTAAAAATCTGACGATCCAGCAGATGACCACGACGTGGAGCAGCGTGGGGAACCAGACCATGGCCTGTGGCGACTGCCATGCAACCCCGACAACGGCAGGGGTGACGCCGACCCAATATCTTCTCAACGGTCCTCGGGTCTACTGGCCCTATGACCGGAACGGGAAGCTCTGGTCCCTCGGCGACCTGCGAAGCGGCACGAACACCTGGTCCACTGACCTCTTCTGCGTGAACTGTCACCCCCTCTATTCGGGAGGGAGCTGGAAAAACAACGTTCATGCCGAGGGCGATCATCAAGACTCCTATACCGTTGATGGAAAGAGCTATTCCGGTGTCCCCTGCGTGTCATGCCATTCGGTCATTCCGCACGGCAACAAGAGGTCGCGGCTCATCGCCTACGGGTACGGTTCCTCTACTCCGGACCCCTATCCGTATATCATCAATACCAATACCGCTCTTCTCAGGGGATTCAAAAAGGCGAGCACTCCCTTCAGTTACAACGAAGGGAATTGCTGGTCCTCTGCCAGACAATGTGGAGACCACAGCAGTTCGCGGATGACATACGACTGGTAA